The following coding sequences are from one Ochotona princeps isolate mOchPri1 chromosome 8, mOchPri1.hap1, whole genome shotgun sequence window:
- the C8H2orf68 gene encoding UPF0561 protein C2orf68 homolog isoform X3 — translation MEAARGPGPRLCCKPGGRLDMSHGFVHHIRRNQIARDDYDKKVKQAAKEKVRRRHTPAPTRPRKPDLQVYLPRHRDGSTRPGKPDPEESSDSSSSGGSEPEPAGHQLFCLEYEADSGEVTSVIVYQDDDPGRVSEEVSAHTPLDPPMREALKLRVQEEISKRQNRH, via the exons ATGGAGGCAGCCCGGGGTCCCGGGCCCAGGCTGTGCTGCAAGCCCGGTGGGCGGCTGGACATGAGCCACGGCTTCGTGCACCACATCCGACGGAACCAGATCGCCCG GGACGACTACGACAAGAAGGTGAAGCAGGCGGCCAAGGAGAAGGTGAGGAGGCGGCACACGCCCGCGCCGACGCGGCCCCGCAAGCCCGACCTGCAGGTGTACCTGCCGCGACACCGAG ATGGCTCTACCCGCCCAGGCAAACCAGACCCTGAGGAGTCCAGTGACAGTAGCAGCAGTGGTGGTTCTGAACCGGAGCCTGCTGGCCACCAGCTCTTCTGCCTGGAGTACGAGGCAGACAGTGGCGAGGTCACGTCAGTGATTGTGTATCAG GATGATGACCCGGGAAGGGTGAGCGAGGAGGTGTCCGCCCACACGCCTCTGGATCCGCCCATGCGAGAAGCCCTCAAGTTGAGGGTCCAAGAGGAGATCTCCAAACGCCAGAACCGCCACTGA
- the C8H2orf68 gene encoding UPF0561 protein C2orf68 homolog isoform X1, protein MEAARGPGPRLCCKPGGRLDMSHGFVHHIRRNQIARDDYDKKVKQAAKEKVRRRHTPAPTRPRKPDLQVYLPRHRDGSTRPGKPDPEESSDSSSSGGSEPEPAGHQLFCLEYEADSGEVTSVIVYQGYSPHRLQDQSLQVRRFFNRSCGLAHGISLESCDCSVWRFFLCASHNWIACYTVFV, encoded by the exons ATGGAGGCAGCCCGGGGTCCCGGGCCCAGGCTGTGCTGCAAGCCCGGTGGGCGGCTGGACATGAGCCACGGCTTCGTGCACCACATCCGACGGAACCAGATCGCCCG GGACGACTACGACAAGAAGGTGAAGCAGGCGGCCAAGGAGAAGGTGAGGAGGCGGCACACGCCCGCGCCGACGCGGCCCCGCAAGCCCGACCTGCAGGTGTACCTGCCGCGACACCGAG ATGGCTCTACCCGCCCAGGCAAACCAGACCCTGAGGAGTCCAGTGACAGTAGCAGCAGTGGTGGTTCTGAACCGGAGCCTGCTGGCCACCAGCTCTTCTGCCTGGAGTACGAGGCAGACAGTGGCGAGGTCACGTCAGTGATTGTGTATCAG GGCTATTCTCCCCACAGGTTACAGGACCAGTCACTTCAAGTCCGCCGGTTCTTCAATAGATCCTGTGGCTTGGCACATGGGATTTCACTGGAATCCTGTGACTGCTCAGTCTGGAGATTCTTTCTGTGTGCATCTCACAACTGGATTGCATGTTACACAGTTTTTGTATAA
- the C8H2orf68 gene encoding UPF0561 protein C2orf68 homolog isoform X4 — translation MEAARGPGPRLCCKPGGRLDMSHGFVHHIRRNQIARDDYDKKVKQAAKEKVRRRHTPAPTRPRKPDLQVYLPRHRDGSTRPGKPDPEESSDSSSSGGSEPEPAGHQLFCLEYEADSGEVTSVIVYQVTGPVTSSPPVLQ, via the exons ATGGAGGCAGCCCGGGGTCCCGGGCCCAGGCTGTGCTGCAAGCCCGGTGGGCGGCTGGACATGAGCCACGGCTTCGTGCACCACATCCGACGGAACCAGATCGCCCG GGACGACTACGACAAGAAGGTGAAGCAGGCGGCCAAGGAGAAGGTGAGGAGGCGGCACACGCCCGCGCCGACGCGGCCCCGCAAGCCCGACCTGCAGGTGTACCTGCCGCGACACCGAG ATGGCTCTACCCGCCCAGGCAAACCAGACCCTGAGGAGTCCAGTGACAGTAGCAGCAGTGGTGGTTCTGAACCGGAGCCTGCTGGCCACCAGCTCTTCTGCCTGGAGTACGAGGCAGACAGTGGCGAGGTCACGTCAGTGATTGTGTATCAG GTTACAGGACCAGTCACTTCAAGTCCGCCGGTTCTTCAATAG
- the C8H2orf68 gene encoding UPF0561 protein C2orf68 homolog isoform X2: MEAARGPGPRLCCKPGGRLDMSHGFVHHIRRNQIARDDYDKKVKQAAKEKVRRRHTPAPTRPRKPDLQVYLPRHRGKPDPEESSDSSSSGGSEPEPAGHQLFCLEYEADSGEVTSVIVYQGYSPHRLQDQSLQVRRFFNRSCGLAHGISLESCDCSVWRFFLCASHNWIACYTVFV; encoded by the exons ATGGAGGCAGCCCGGGGTCCCGGGCCCAGGCTGTGCTGCAAGCCCGGTGGGCGGCTGGACATGAGCCACGGCTTCGTGCACCACATCCGACGGAACCAGATCGCCCG GGACGACTACGACAAGAAGGTGAAGCAGGCGGCCAAGGAGAAGGTGAGGAGGCGGCACACGCCCGCGCCGACGCGGCCCCGCAAGCCCGACCTGCAGGTGTACCTGCCGCGACACCGAG GCAAACCAGACCCTGAGGAGTCCAGTGACAGTAGCAGCAGTGGTGGTTCTGAACCGGAGCCTGCTGGCCACCAGCTCTTCTGCCTGGAGTACGAGGCAGACAGTGGCGAGGTCACGTCAGTGATTGTGTATCAG GGCTATTCTCCCCACAGGTTACAGGACCAGTCACTTCAAGTCCGCCGGTTCTTCAATAGATCCTGTGGCTTGGCACATGGGATTTCACTGGAATCCTGTGACTGCTCAGTCTGGAGATTCTTTCTGTGTGCATCTCACAACTGGATTGCATGTTACACAGTTTTTGTATAA